Proteins encoded in a region of the Bacillus sp. T3 genome:
- a CDS encoding histidine kinase dimerization/phosphoacceptor domain -containing protein has translation MSKYIFEIQNLTYKSSNGNMENVSLNLGYGEIHALIIKSSSEQNVFINSLKDTQEKLGEQGVFKFKDQLIVNNNLRKNKILIMQQKPLLFNHFSVAEHLNYSNLPTRKYLPLINWWKVRKRAENILMKLDFQINHHTKVNKLSEENKRIVYIAGIFMERPEVIIMQEPMEGLSANYAAKLHNILKQFKDDGGSIIYVTKQWEEAIKVSDRISILSKGKIRNEIPAEIAKRDPQKLLRAIEDYKFKDNNMYKDDDRQTVLEAIFKAAEFLTSEYELKDVLLLLAKEGRNVMNADGCSIKLIDEQTWSIIDDFGINEKNLKAQLKKEAIVNIAKENDIFYVNENDKEFNLLFEKIENVKTFICIPVLIRNQVTGIIQLYYENLYVYSNEEAKYLSTLARHAAIAIEDTRLIGRSAFLQESHHRIKNNLQSIVGLIYLQKVFVKNNPGISIDDALDSIISRVKSIASVHNLLSKDKLGRSIINAKEIIEAVIDLINTDPNIIIQLDLDDILIPYNKATSIALIINELVINCIKHAFLNMNSGVIDIKCKRNDELIYLAVSDNGRGLPEHFNLKQGESLGLTILQGIVTSDLGGTINFVGKDGTTVEVNVPNNRIFPQL, from the coding sequence TTGTCAAAGTATATTTTTGAAATTCAAAACTTAACATATAAAAGTTCTAACGGAAATATGGAAAACGTTAGTTTAAATCTTGGGTACGGAGAAATTCATGCATTAATTATAAAAAGCAGCTCTGAACAGAATGTTTTTATAAATTCGTTAAAGGACACACAAGAAAAACTGGGAGAACAAGGAGTATTTAAATTTAAGGATCAACTCATAGTTAACAATAATCTAAGAAAAAATAAGATATTAATCATGCAGCAAAAACCATTATTGTTTAATCACTTTTCAGTAGCCGAACATCTTAATTACTCGAATTTACCTACACGTAAATATTTGCCTTTAATAAATTGGTGGAAAGTTAGAAAAAGAGCGGAAAATATCTTAATGAAATTAGATTTTCAAATAAATCATCATACCAAAGTAAACAAATTGTCTGAGGAAAACAAAAGAATCGTTTATATTGCCGGAATATTTATGGAAAGACCCGAAGTTATTATTATGCAAGAACCAATGGAGGGTCTTTCCGCAAATTATGCTGCCAAGTTACATAATATATTAAAACAGTTTAAAGATGATGGCGGAAGTATCATTTATGTTACGAAACAATGGGAAGAAGCGATTAAAGTATCTGATCGGATATCGATACTTTCAAAAGGAAAAATTCGAAATGAAATACCCGCAGAAATTGCAAAAAGGGATCCTCAAAAATTGTTAAGAGCCATTGAAGATTATAAATTTAAAGACAACAATATGTATAAGGATGACGATAGACAAACTGTTCTTGAAGCAATTTTTAAGGCTGCAGAATTCTTAACATCTGAATATGAACTTAAAGATGTATTATTATTATTGGCTAAAGAAGGAAGAAATGTAATGAATGCTGATGGTTGTTCGATCAAATTAATTGACGAGCAAACATGGAGCATAATCGATGATTTTGGTATCAATGAGAAAAATTTAAAAGCCCAATTAAAAAAAGAAGCGATCGTTAACATTGCAAAGGAAAACGATATATTTTATGTAAATGAAAACGATAAAGAATTTAACTTGTTGTTTGAAAAAATTGAGAATGTAAAAACATTTATTTGTATTCCAGTATTAATACGAAACCAAGTGACCGGTATCATCCAGTTATATTACGAAAACTTATATGTCTATTCAAATGAAGAAGCTAAATACTTGTCGACTTTAGCCCGTCATGCTGCTATTGCGATTGAAGATACTAGATTAATTGGAAGGTCAGCCTTTTTACAGGAGAGTCATCATCGAATAAAAAATAATCTTCAATCCATTGTTGGACTTATTTACCTACAAAAGGTATTTGTTAAAAACAACCCCGGCATTTCGATCGATGATGCATTAGATAGTATTATTTCTAGGGTAAAAAGCATTGCCTCTGTCCACAATCTTTTGTCTAAAGACAAATTAGGGAGAAGTATAATTAATGCTAAAGAAATAATCGAAGCGGTGATAGACCTTATAAATACCGATCCAAATATTATCATTCAATTAGATTTGGATGATATATTAATTCCCTATAACAAGGCTACGTCTATTGCATTAATTATAAATGAATTAGTCATCAACTGTATTAAACATGCCTTCTTAAACATGAATTCCGGTGTAATTGACATAAAATGCAAACGGAATGATGAATTAATTTATTTAGCGGTTAGTGACAACGGAAGAGGATTACCTGAGCATTTTAATTTAAAACAAGGAGAAAGCCTTGGTTTAACGATTTTACAAGGAATTGTTACGAGTGATTTAGGTGGGACCATAAATTTTGTTGGTAAGGACGGAACGACAGTTGAAGTAAATGTACCAAACAACAGAATTTTCCCGCAACTATAA
- a CDS encoding alcohol dehydrogenase catalytic domain-containing protein — protein MQHTETAFQSRTFRLLSPGKVEEVILERKVHEGEVVVEPILGSICHADLRYYMGLRSPEVMAKKLPMALIHEGIGRVIDSKSDKVKVGQRVVIVPNIPGSY, from the coding sequence ATGCAACATACAGAGACAGCGTTTCAATCACGTACATTTAGACTTTTAAGTCCTGGTAAAGTGGAAGAAGTCATTCTTGAGCGAAAAGTACATGAAGGAGAAGTAGTGGTTGAACCAATATTAGGAAGTATTTGTCATGCGGATTTACGATATTACATGGGTCTTAGAAGTCCAGAAGTAATGGCCAAAAAATTACCAATGGCTTTGATTCATGAAGGAATTGGTAGAGTGATAGATAGCAAATCAGATAAGGTGAAGGTTGGACAAAGAGTCGTGATTGTCCCTAATATACCTGGGAGTTATTAG
- a CDS encoding FGGY-family carbohydrate kinase, which yields MTGFYAYEAGQSAVGDLFGSYVKKHVPKSYYDEAQELGVSVFNLLEEKASNLIPGENGMFALDWHNGNRSVLSDADLSGVLIGLTLHTKPEEIYRAYMESTAFGAKIIVETFREWGMNVEKIVACGGLPQRNTLLMQIYADILNMPIQISQSEYAPAIGAAILGAVVADKENGGYSDIQQAIQHMAQPLEKTYYPNAESVAVYETLFKYYKEMHDYFGVKHVNLMRTLKQLRNHSRETSNLASVGK from the coding sequence ATTACCGGCTTTTATGCCTATGAAGCAGGTCAATCCGCAGTAGGTGATTTATTTGGCAGCTATGTTAAAAAACATGTTCCGAAATCCTATTACGATGAAGCACAAGAATTAGGCGTATCTGTGTTCAATCTCCTGGAAGAGAAAGCTAGCAACCTTATACCAGGAGAAAATGGGATGTTTGCACTAGATTGGCATAACGGCAATCGTTCAGTCTTATCTGATGCTGATCTGTCGGGTGTATTAATCGGTCTAACTCTTCATACAAAACCCGAAGAAATTTATCGCGCCTATATGGAAAGCACGGCATTTGGAGCCAAAATTATCGTAGAAACGTTCCGAGAATGGGGAATGAACGTTGAAAAAATTGTAGCATGTGGTGGATTACCGCAACGTAATACTCTTTTAATGCAAATTTATGCTGATATTCTCAATATGCCGATCCAAATTTCACAGTCCGAATATGCCCCAGCAATTGGTGCTGCCATATTAGGAGCAGTAGTAGCAGACAAGGAAAATGGTGGATATAGCGATATACAACAGGCTATTCAGCATATGGCCCAGCCTCTTGAAAAGACATACTATCCAAATGCAGAAAGTGTAGCTGTCTATGAAACTCTTTTTAAATATTATAAAGAGATGCATGACTACTTTGGTGTAAAACATGTCAATTTAATGAGAACACTTAAACAACTTCGTAATCATT
- a CDS encoding ANTAR domain-containing response regulator — protein sequence MKKSLRILLAEDEFLILMALKSYVENLGHEVVGEATDGEKAVELALEKKPDLVIMDINMPNLDGIEAIKKINEKLYIPSIIVSGYSDEKLINRATEEGVLYYLLKPIDIKELKIAINISMAKFEEIQKLHDELNDTKTALDARKHIEKAKGIIMKRMNLQEPEAMKRLQKMSRDNNKKLVVVAKELIQAESLFYSE from the coding sequence ATGAAAAAATCGTTACGTATTTTACTTGCTGAAGATGAATTCTTGATTTTAATGGCGTTGAAATCATATGTTGAAAATTTAGGACATGAAGTGGTTGGAGAAGCTACTGACGGAGAAAAAGCTGTAGAATTAGCACTAGAGAAAAAACCAGATCTTGTGATTATGGATATTAATATGCCTAATCTTGATGGGATCGAAGCGATTAAAAAGATAAATGAAAAATTATATATTCCAAGTATCATTGTTAGTGGTTATTCTGATGAAAAACTAATCAATAGAGCTACAGAAGAAGGCGTGCTTTATTACTTATTAAAACCAATCGATATAAAAGAATTGAAAATAGCCATAAATATTAGCATGGCTAAATTCGAAGAAATACAAAAACTGCATGACGAGTTGAACGACACCAAGACTGCACTTGACGCACGTAAACATATAGAGAAAGCAAAAGGAATTATCATGAAAAGAATGAATTTACAGGAACCAGAAGCAATGAAACGACTACAAAAAATGAGTAGAGATAACAACAAGAAGTTAGTAGTGGTAGCGAAAGAGCTTATTCAAGCAGAATCATTGTTTTATAGTGAGTAA
- a CDS encoding FGGY family carbohydrate kinase, which yields MKNIKYSIGIDYGSESGRVLIVNITTGEIKGMQVIPYRHGVITETLPNSSKKIPKGSALQHPNDYIEVLEQGIPLAISKAGIKPEQIIGLGIDVTSSTLITVDETLKPLCLHKEWQDSHHAWLKLWKHHHTKTQTEKIYKLATQRKEKWMRRLGYNISEEWAVPKMLEVFEDAPDVYNATTYFIEAVDWLVSILTSTLIRNNCSLGFKTFWSETDGFPEEFFKELNLEFGSTILSKLDGEIKNIGTCAGFLSKEWSEKLSLPGGIARSNGDY from the coding sequence ATGAAAAATATTAAGTACTCAATTGGAATTGATTATGGATCTGAATCAGGAAGGGTTCTTATTGTAAACATAACAACTGGAGAAATAAAAGGAATGCAAGTAATTCCTTATCGACACGGAGTCATTACGGAAACTCTACCAAATTCATCAAAAAAGATTCCAAAAGGAAGTGCTTTACAACACCCCAATGATTATATTGAGGTATTAGAACAAGGAATTCCCCTAGCAATCTCTAAAGCTGGAATTAAACCAGAGCAAATTATTGGGTTAGGTATTGACGTTACGTCTTCAACATTAATAACCGTCGATGAAACCCTAAAACCTTTATGTCTTCACAAGGAATGGCAAGATTCACATCACGCCTGGTTGAAACTTTGGAAACATCATCATACAAAAACTCAAACCGAAAAAATTTATAAATTGGCAACTCAGCGAAAAGAAAAATGGATGCGTCGGTTAGGTTATAATATCTCAGAAGAATGGGCGGTCCCAAAAATGCTCGAAGTTTTTGAGGATGCACCAGATGTGTATAACGCAACGACATATTTTATAGAAGCAGTAGATTGGCTTGTCTCGATTCTTACTTCAACCTTAATTAGAAACAATTGCTCCTTAGGATTCAAAACATTTTGGAGTGAAACAGATGGGTTCCCTGAAGAGTTCTTTAAAGAACTGAATCTTGAATTTGGTTCCACCATTCTTTCCAAATTGGATGGAGAGATTAAAAATATTGGTACTTGTGCAGGATTTCTTTCTAAGGAATGGTCGGAGAAACTTTCACTTCCAGGAGGGATTGCCCGTAGCAACGGGGATTATTGA
- a CDS encoding zinc-binding dehydrogenase has product MGSGYDGIAQNRLVIPADCAIPIPDHVPDEIAVLSELCTVSYQALSRVKRQLNSPNTTVAVFGDGPVGYLTAAMIHHVYGLDATRLTVFGAIPEKLAQFGFAKCALVQEYDFKAGKRMDVVIECTGGKFSESAVNQGIDLLARGGTLVLMGVSEERVPINTRDVLEKGLSLFGSSRSSCPDFHAVLSAMEDTEYQKTLRAILPAEFNAIHNANDFMKAMDYAAEHRSWERVILDFNW; this is encoded by the coding sequence TTGGGAAGTGGCTATGATGGTATTGCGCAAAACCGTTTAGTTATACCAGCAGATTGCGCGATCCCAATACCTGACCATGTACCTGATGAAATTGCCGTTTTATCTGAACTGTGCACAGTTTCTTATCAAGCATTGAGCCGAGTAAAGCGTCAATTAAATTCACCAAATACTACGGTAGCTGTTTTTGGAGATGGACCGGTTGGCTATTTAACAGCTGCAATGATTCATCATGTTTATGGTCTTGATGCGACCAGATTAACCGTGTTTGGGGCCATTCCAGAGAAACTTGCACAGTTTGGATTTGCAAAGTGTGCTCTAGTTCAGGAATATGATTTTAAAGCAGGAAAAAGAATGGATGTTGTGATCGAGTGTACAGGAGGTAAATTCAGTGAAAGTGCTGTGAACCAAGGAATCGATCTATTAGCCCGTGGTGGTACTTTAGTGCTAATGGGAGTATCTGAGGAAAGGGTACCGATTAATACTCGAGACGTTTTAGAAAAGGGGCTTTCATTATTCGGAAGCAGCCGTAGTTCTTGTCCAGATTTTCATGCAGTACTGTCTGCGATGGAAGACACTGAATATCAAAAGACGTTGAGAGCAATTCTTCCAGCAGAATTTAATGCCATTCATAATGCCAATGATTTTATGAAAGCAATGGATTATGCTGCAGAGCATAGAAGCTGGGAAAGAGTTATTTTGGACTTTAACTGGTAA